One region of Buchnera aphidicola (Eriosoma lanigerum) genomic DNA includes:
- the fliP gene encoding flagellar type III secretion system pore protein FliP (The bacterial flagellar biogenesis protein FliP forms a type III secretion system (T3SS)-type pore required for flagellar assembly.), producing MVNKILSILFLFLCSSNIHAEVLSLTTHPLNNGGQSWSLPIQTLIFITSLTFLPAVLLMMTSFTRIIIVFGLLRNAIGTPYAPPNQILLGLALFLTFFIMHPVFDKVYKEAYLPFTQDKISIDIAFQKGAQPFKKFMLKQIRKPDLELFSKLAHISSFSNLNDIPMRVVVPSFITSELKTAFQIGFTIFIPFLIIDLVISSVLMALGMMMVPPSSISLPFKLILFVLVDGWKLLVNSLAQSFYL from the coding sequence ATGGTGAATAAGATACTATCAATTTTATTTTTATTTTTATGTTCTTCAAATATTCATGCAGAAGTACTTAGTTTAACTACACATCCTTTAAATAATGGAGGACAAAGTTGGTCTCTTCCCATTCAAACATTAATATTTATAACATCTTTAACTTTTCTTCCGGCTGTATTATTAATGATGACTAGTTTTACTAGAATTATTATTGTGTTTGGATTATTAAGAAATGCTATTGGGACTCCTTATGCTCCACCTAATCAAATTTTATTGGGATTAGCATTATTTTTGACTTTTTTTATTATGCATCCTGTTTTTGATAAAGTATATAAAGAAGCATATTTACCTTTTACGCAGGATAAAATTTCTATAGATATAGCTTTTCAGAAGGGAGCTCAACCATTTAAAAAATTTATGTTAAAACAAATTAGAAAACCTGATTTGGAATTGTTTTCTAAATTAGCTCATATTTCTTCTTTTTCTAATTTAAATGATATTCCTATGAGAGTTGTCGTACCGTCTTTCATTACTAGTGAATTAAAAACAGCATTTCAAATAGGTTTTACTATATTTATTCCTTTTTTAATTATTGATTTAGTTATATCAAGTGTATTAATGGCTTTAGGTATGATGATGGTTCCACCGTCTAGTATTTCTTTGCCTTTTAAGTTGATTTTATTTGTTTTAGTTGATGGATGGAAGTTGTTAGTCAATTCGTTAGCGCAAAGTTTTTATCTTTAG
- the fliQ gene encoding flagellar biosynthesis protein FliQ: MTPESIMTMFHEAMKILLMLIFPLLSSALFTGLIVSVLQASTQINEQTLSFIPKILSVFGAMMIFGPWMLGIFLDYVQNLFNHLPSIAH; encoded by the coding sequence ATGACTCCTGAATCTATAATGACAATGTTTCATGAAGCTATGAAAATTTTATTAATGTTAATTTTTCCTTTATTATCATCAGCATTATTTACAGGTTTAATTGTCAGTGTATTACAGGCTTCTACACAAATTAATGAACAAACTTTATCTTTTATCCCTAAAATATTATCAGTTTTTGGAGCTATGATGATTTTTGGACCATGGATGTTAGGTATTTTTTTAGATTATGTTCAGAATTTATTTAATCATTTACCATCAATTGCACACTAA
- the fliR gene encoding flagellar biosynthetic protein FliR, translating to MLTINSIEFFHLLNNIFLPFVRILSLFLTAPIFNERVVFSKIKIIISIFFSFLITPFLPDIHIDFFSSNFLLIFIQQMIIGIFLGFSVQIIFSAANMAGEIISTQIGLSFSNYFDINTRNNSSSITRLLNILFLFLFLSFNGHLWILSILFDSFYRIPIDYFFLNVKVFLLLIHFSSFLFVISLKLSFPIIILILILNCIMAFLNRISPQISIFSIGFPIILLLGIFLLYFLIPFLAPFFQNLFLNIQKFLLNVMI from the coding sequence ATGTTAACAATTAATAGTATAGAATTTTTTCATTTATTAAATAATATTTTTCTTCCTTTTGTTCGGATTTTATCTTTATTTTTGACTGCTCCTATTTTTAATGAACGTGTAGTTTTTTCTAAAATTAAAATTATCATATCTATATTTTTTAGTTTTTTAATTACTCCATTTTTACCAGATATTCATATAGATTTTTTTTCGTCTAATTTTTTATTAATCTTCATTCAGCAAATGATAATTGGAATATTTTTAGGATTTTCTGTACAGATTATTTTTTCTGCAGCAAATATGGCAGGAGAAATTATTTCAACACAAATAGGATTATCTTTCTCTAATTATTTTGATATTAATACTAGGAATAATTCATCTTCAATTACCCGTTTATTAAATATATTATTTTTATTTTTATTTTTATCTTTTAATGGTCATCTTTGGATTTTATCAATTTTGTTTGATAGTTTTTATCGTATACCTATAGATTATTTTTTTTTAAATGTTAAAGTATTTTTGCTATTAATTCATTTTTCTAGTTTTTTATTTGTAATTAGTTTAAAACTATCTTTTCCTATTATTATTTTAATATTAATTTTAAATTGTATTATGGCGTTTTTAAATCGTATATCTCCTCAAATTTCTATTTTTTCTATAGGTTTTCCTATTATTTTACTTTTAGGAATTTTTTTGTTGTATTTTTTAATTCCATTTTTAGCTCCTTTTTTTCAAAATTTATTTTTAAATATTCAAAAATTTTTGTTGAATGTCATGATTTAA
- the rpmG gene encoding 50S ribosomal protein L33, which produces MAKKIREKIKLISSSGSGHYYTTTKNKRNQSKKIELKKYDPIIKKHTLYIEHKIK; this is translated from the coding sequence ATGGCTAAAAAAATCAGAGAAAAAATAAAATTAATTTCTTCTTCAGGTAGTGGTCATTATTACACTACAACTAAAAATAAAAGAAATCAATCTAAAAAAATTGAATTAAAGAAATATGATCCAATTATTAAAAAACATACTTTATACATAGAACATAAAATTAAATAA
- the rpmB gene encoding 50S ribosomal protein L28: MSKICNITLKKTIVGNNRSHAMNATKRKFFLNLHKHKFWIPEDKKFIKLYLSTKGMRIIDKNGITATLQKVNKLKKNKKI, from the coding sequence ATGTCTAAAATATGTAATATTACTTTGAAAAAAACTATAGTAGGAAATAATAGATCACATGCTATGAATGCCACTAAAAGAAAGTTTTTTTTAAATTTACACAAACATAAATTTTGGATTCCTGAAGATAAAAAATTTATAAAATTATATCTATCAACAAAAGGAATGAGAATTATAGATAAAAATGGAATTACAGCAACACTACAAAAAGTTAATAAATTAAAGAAAAATAAAAAAATATAA
- the ppa gene encoding inorganic diphosphatase encodes MSFKNIPTGNNFPEDIYAIIEISAFSSPVKYEMNKNHYELFVDRFISSAMIYPCNYGYINNTKSLDGDPLDILVPTPYPLLAPSVIQCRPIGMLHMKDESGDDAKIIAVPNYNISTEYNSIQDILDFPILLKKQIQHFFENYKNLEKNKWVKVIEWKNKKHAILEIEHSIYRYQNQQ; translated from the coding sequence ATGTCTTTTAAAAATATACCCACTGGAAATAATTTTCCAGAAGATATATATGCTATTATTGAAATATCCGCTTTTTCTAGTCCTGTTAAATACGAAATGAATAAAAATCACTATGAACTATTTGTTGATAGATTTATATCTAGTGCTATGATTTATCCATGTAATTACGGTTATATAAATAATACAAAATCTTTAGATGGAGATCCTTTAGATATATTAGTTCCTACACCATATCCTCTTTTAGCTCCTTCAGTCATTCAATGTAGACCAATTGGTATGTTACATATGAAAGATGAATCTGGAGATGATGCAAAAATAATAGCAGTACCTAATTATAATATTTCTACAGAATATAATTCGATACAAGATATATTGGATTTCCCTATATTATTAAAAAAACAAATTCAACATTTTTTTGAAAATTATAAAAATTTAGAAAAAAATAAATGGGTAAAAGTTATAGAATGGAAAAATAAAAAACATGCTATTTTAGAAATAGAACATTCAATATATCGATATCAAAATCAACAATAA
- the pmbA gene encoding metalloprotease PmbA encodes MKIYEDSVQEEMILKEIVEYTLKLVKNYKKKYLASVSIHKTNGINLTVRSGILDYLEFNNDTVLTITVYYNNRKSMVSSTDLNLSSIKIAVDTAIQIVEYISKDLCHTLPNYNLLAMYQHNLKLSYPCLLSIKEVVFITKQIEEFSLQEDSRIIHSEGSSFFSHIHTIVLGNTLHMLNSYKTSIHSFSISVVARDYKIMDGMEREYYYTTSRKFNNLISPIIMGKIVSNKAISKLGSKKIFTKKTPILFDSEVSASIFSHFMYSIQGSNVYRKNTILLNAMNTAVFPIWLSIIDNPKLEEGLGSKPFDLEGVMTKKHTIVERGILKTWLLDTYFSNKLNLTSTGHSGGIHNWLILGQSSVDISNLCKIMHRGVYITELMGDGVNIMTGTYSRGASGFWIDNGKIQYPINEITISGNLKDMWKNIVMIGNDTDMRKRIQCGSILISDIQISGK; translated from the coding sequence GTGAAAATATATGAAGATAGTGTACAAGAAGAAATGATTCTAAAAGAAATAGTTGAATATACTTTAAAATTAGTTAAAAATTATAAAAAAAAGTATTTAGCTTCAGTTTCGATTCATAAGACTAATGGAATTAATTTAACTGTTAGGTCTGGAATATTAGATTATTTAGAATTTAATAATGATACAGTTCTAACTATCACAGTATATTATAACAATAGAAAAAGTATGGTTTCTTCTACTGATTTAAATTTAAGTTCTATAAAAATTGCTGTAGATACAGCGATACAAATAGTTGAATATATATCAAAAGATTTATGTCATACTTTACCAAATTATAATTTGTTAGCTATGTATCAACATAATTTAAAGTTATCTTATCCTTGTCTCTTAAGTATTAAAGAAGTTGTTTTTATAACAAAGCAAATAGAAGAATTTTCTTTACAAGAAGATTCTCGAATTATTCATTCTGAAGGTTCTTCTTTTTTTAGTCATATACATACCATTGTTTTAGGAAATACATTACATATGTTAAATTCTTATAAAACGAGTATACATTCATTTTCAATTTCTGTTGTAGCTCGAGATTATAAAATTATGGATGGTATGGAACGAGAATATTATTATACTACATCAAGAAAATTTAATAATTTAATAAGTCCCATTATTATGGGTAAAATTGTTTCTAACAAAGCTATATCAAAATTAGGATCAAAAAAAATATTTACAAAAAAAACTCCAATATTGTTTGATTCAGAAGTTTCTGCAAGTATTTTCTCACATTTTATGTATTCAATTCAAGGTTCTAACGTATATAGAAAAAATACTATTTTATTAAATGCTATGAACACAGCAGTTTTTCCTATTTGGTTAAGTATTATTGATAATCCAAAGTTGGAAGAAGGATTAGGTTCTAAACCTTTTGATTTAGAAGGAGTCATGACTAAAAAACATACTATTGTAGAGAGAGGTATATTAAAAACTTGGTTATTAGATACATATTTTTCTAATAAATTAAATTTAACTAGTACTGGTCATTCTGGAGGTATTCATAATTGGTTAATATTAGGTCAATCAAGTGTTGATATTAGTAATTTATGTAAAATTATGCATCGAGGTGTTTACATTACTGAATTGATGGGTGATGGTGTGAATATAATGACAGGAACATATTCTCGTGGAGCTTCTGGTTTTTGGATAGATAATGGTAAGATTCAATATCCTATTAATGAAATTACTATATCTGGAAATTTAAAAGATATGTGGAAAAATATTGTAATGATAGGAAATGATACTGATATGAGAAAAAGAATACAATGTGGATCTATTTTAATATCGGATATTCAAATTTCAGGTAAATGA